The Halobaculum magnesiiphilum genome contains the following window.
TCAGGGGCCGATGGCGGGCATCCGGACGGCCCTCCGCGGCGTCGAGGGGTGGGGCGACGCCGGGGAGGCGGCGTTCGTCGTCGCCTGCGACATGCCGTTCGTCGACCCGCGGTTCGTGGCGGCGCTGTTCGACCGGCTCGACGGCCACGACGCGGTCGTCCCGCGAGTGGACGACGAGTGGTTCCAGACCACCCACGCGGTGTACCGCGCCGGCCCGATGTCGGAGGCCTGCGAGGCCGCCCTGGAGCGTGGCGACCGCAAGATCGTCGCGCCCCTGCTCGATCTGGACCACGTGGTCGTCGGCGCCGACGAACTGACCGCCCTCGGCGTCGACGACCGGACCTTCGAGAACCTCAACACGCGCGAGGAGTTCGAGGCGGCCGCGGAGGCGTTCGAGTAGCGCGACCGGTCAGGGGTCGATCACGTCCACGATCCGCCCCTCTCCGAGCGCCGCCAGAACCACCCGGTCGAGTCGTCCCGGCCCGTCGGCGTCGAACGCCGCACGAGCGATCTCGCGGCCGACGGCCTCGTCGTCGGCGTCGTCGACCTTGTTCACGAGCGCGACCGCCTCGGCGTCGGCGGACACGTCCTTCAGTCCGCCCTCGGGCGACGCGAGCACCCGACCGACCGCATCGGCGGTCACCTCGTCGCCCTCGTCGATGCCCGCGATCGCGGCGACGCGCTCGGGGCGGTGGACACGCGTGTCCGTCAGGGGTTCGCCGACGACGTGCGCGGAGGCGATGGGCACGACCGCGTCGGCGCCGTCGGGGATCTGCGGCTCGCGGTCGTCGGGCGCCTTGAACTCGCGCATCCGCGCGCCGTCGGCCTTCACGAGCACCGGACCGTCGTGGGCGCCCGCGAGGTCGTCGACGACCGACGGGTCGTAGCCGAGGTAGCGGTCATCCCGTTCTTGTTCCGGGACGAGCCCGAGCGGCCAGTCGACGCCGATGTCGGCGTCCGCGGCGTGGCGCTCCAGCGCGGCGACCGCGTCGCCGTCGACGACGACGCGCGCGACGTGGTCGTCGAAGATGGGGATCCGGACGGTTGCAGTGACGACCGCGCGGTCGAGGCGGTTCGCGAGCGTGTAGAGGGTCGTCTTCTTGCCGCCGGCGCCGACGACGCAGACGAGCCCCTCCGTGGGGAGGGCCTCCTCGGGCGCGTTGGTCATACCTCGCTGTTCGCGCGCGCCGCCGAGTAGCTTGCGTCGCGGGACCCGTCGGTCGCGTTCCGGGCACGCGAGAGCGCCGCCCCGGCGACGCCGCCGGCGACGAACGGGACGGTCCGCCCGGCGACGCCCGCGGCCGCAGCCAGAGGCGGGCTCACGCCCCCGTTCGGCGTGAGCAGCCCGAACACGACCGCCGCCGCCGCGTACGCGAGGACCGCGGCGCCCGCGAACACGATCACGGTCCGGAGGACGGTCCCCGCCTGGGCATCACCCAGTCCGGCGGCGTAGCCGGCCGCGCCCGCGACCAGCGCGGCGACGAGCGACGACAGCGCGCCGGCGGCGGAGATCAGCCAGACGGTCTCGGTCGAGAGGTCGATCAGCGTCGGGACGAGTCCCTGTGCGGTACCGGCGACCGCGGCGACGATCGCGGCAGCCAACGCGAACGCGATCTGTCGGCCGAGGCTCCCGGCGTCGTGCGTGGCGGAGGGCATCGTCCGGGGCTCTCGGCCGCGGGTGACAAAGCTTCCGCCGGCGCGACATCGACAGACCGGCGCCGGGGGGTGCCGGGGCGTCGCTTGGGCGTCGCCGCCGCCGCTACCGTGTCGCCGCCGCCGCTACCGTGTCGCCGCCGCCGCTACCGTGTCGCCGCCGCCGCTACCGTGTCGCAGCCGACGCTACCGTGTCGCCTCGGCGACCGCCGCCTCCACCTCGTCTGTGTCGGGGAACGTCAGCGGCTCGGTCGCCAGCCAGGTGTAGGAGACGGTGCCGTCAGGGGCGACCACGAACACCGCGCGGTTCGCGATGCCCGCCACGATCGACTCCTCCCGGCGAACCCCGAAGTCCGCGATGATCGAGTTATTGAATCCAGACACGAGCGGGTACTGGAGGTCGTACTCGTCGATGAACGCCAGCAGCGACCACGGGGTGTCGGCGCTGACGCCGTACAGCGGCGCGTCCGCCTCCGCGAGGTCGGCCTTCCAGTCGCGAAGCTCACACAGCTCCTGCGTGCAGGTTCGGGAGTAGATTCCGGGGTAAAAGGCGAGGACCACAGGACCGTCGTCGAGCGCGTCCGCCAGGGAGAACTCGCTCACGTCGCCGCTCGTGTAGCTTCCGCGTTCGGTGTTCGCGGCGGCCTCGGGAGTCGCCATCGGCGCGGTTACCTCGGGGGCGTCGTCGCCTACGTCGAGCATTATCGGCGTGGTGTGGCGGCGGCGGCTAAACCCTTCGTGCCGCGGTAGTTCGATCTGTCGTGAGCGTCGAGCGTGATTCGCTGGTCGTCGCTTCCGGGGGGACCCTGCGAGTGACGACCGCGGAAGCCCCCGCGGTTCTCGACTCGCGCGCCCCCCGCTGCGCCCCTCGGATCGCTCCGCTCACGGGTCACTTCGTTCCCCCGTTCGCATCGAGGCCTCACTCCGTTCGGCCTCGGTCCGCTCGCCTGCGGTGCTTGCGGGGTCGTGCTTCGCTGAGAACCGCGGCCCCTTCCATTCCCACCCTGCAGTCGGACGGGAGTCGTCGCGGCCGGACCCGCCCGAACACGACCCGCGGCGGCGGGTCAGTCGTCGCCGTCGTTCCCGTCGCCAGCGTCGCCTTCGTCGTCGGCCTCGTACCCGTACGCCTCGCGCGCAGCCTCGGGGGTCAGCTTGCCGAGTCGCAGGTCGCGCTCGATGGCGTGGGGGTCGCGCTCGGCGGGGTCGCCGTAGCCGCCGCCGCCCGGCGTGCGGACGCTGACGACGGAGCCGGCCGGGAGGTCGCGGGTGTGTTTCGCGGGCAGTTTCTCCAGTTCGTCGCCGTCGTCGTCGACCAGATAGGCGGCGCCGTTGGCCCCCTCGCCGCCACCGGCGAGGCCGTACGGGTGCGACTCGTGGCGCTCGGCGAGCAGGCTGAATCGCGCGGTGTGGTCGCGGACGCGGATGTCGCGCCGGAGCCCGAGTCCCCCGCGGTGTTCGCCCGCGCCGCCGGAGTCGGGGCGGAGTTCGTACCGCTCGATCCGGAGCGGGTAGGCGGTCTCCAGCACCTCCGCGGGCGTGTTCAGCGTGTTGCTCATGTGGACGTGGACGCCGTCCATGCCGTCGCCGCTCGCGCGACCGCCGAAGCCGCCGCCCTGCGTCTCGTAGAAGGCGTACGGCGTCGGGTCGTCGCCCCGCGGGTCCGTGCCCCCGAGCGTGACGTTGTTCATCGTCCCCTGGCCCGCGGCGGCGACGGCCTCGGGCGCCGCCTCCGCGAGCGCGCCCAGCACCGCGTCGGTGACGCGCTGGCTCGTCTCCAGGTTGCCGCCGACCACGGCGGCCGGCGGCCTCGGGTTCACGATGGTCCCCTCCGGCGCGACGACCTCGATCGGGCGGTAACAGCCGTGGTTCGGCGGGATATCCGGGTTCGTCACACAGCGGACGGCGTAGTACGTCGCCGAGGCGGTCACCGCGAGCACGGCGTTGATCGGGCCGTCGGTCTGGTCGGCCGTGCCGGTGAAGTCGACGGTCACCCCGTCGCCGTCGACGGTGAGCGCCACCTCGATCGCGAGGTCCTCGTTGCCCCGGCCGTCGTCGTCGAGCGCGTCCGCGAACTCGTAGGTACCGTCCGGCAGCGCCGCGAGTTCGGCGCGCATCCGGCGCTCGGAGTAGTCCTTGATCTCCTCCAGCGCGGGGGCGAGATCCGGGCCATGCTCGGCGGCGAGGTCCCGGAATCGACGCCGCCCGGTCGCGTTCGCCGCCACCTGTGCGCGGAGGTCGCCGCGGCGCTCCTCCGGGGTTCGCACGTTCGCGAGGATCATCGAGAGCACGTCCTCGCGGACCTCGCTCTCGGGTGTCCCGTCCCCGGCGACCTCCCCGGTCCCTTCCTCGAACTTCACCGGCGGGATCCGGAGGCCCTCCTGGTAGATCTCGGTGGAGTCGGCCGCCACGGAGCCCGCCGTCGATCCGCCGATGTCGGCGTGGTGCGCTCGGTTCGCGGCGAAGGCGATCACCTCGTCGCCGGCGTCATCGTGGATCGGCGTCACGAGCGTGAGGTCCGGGAGGTGTGCGCCGCCGCGGAACGGGTCGTTCAGCAGCACCGAGTCGCCCGGCGAGAGCGACTCCGGCGGGAACGCCTCGACCGCCGCGGCGACGGAGTAGGGCATCGCGCCGAGGTGGACCGGCATCGTCTCCGCCTGCGCGATCATCTCGCCGGCGGCGTCGAACAGCGCCGTCGAGCAGTCCCGCCGCTCCTTGATGTTCGGCGAGTAGCCCGTGCGCACGAGCGTCGCGTTCATCTCCTCTGCGACCGCCTCGCAGCCGTTGCGGATCACCTCCAGGGTGACCGAGTCGACGCCGGCGTCGACGGTGTCGTCGCCGCGGGCGTCCCCGCCATCGGCGTCGCCACCGACGGCCCCGTCGTCGCTCATTCGCCGTCACCCCCGGTCTCGACGACCAGGTTCGCGTCGCCGTCGACGCGCGCCCGCTGGCCGGGGTGGACGACGACGGTGCTCTCGCTACCCTCCACGACGGCGGGTCCGTCGAACGCCGCATCCGTCGGCAGGCGCTCGCGGTCGTACACGGGCGTGTCGCGGCCGTCCGTCGGGGCGTCGCCGTCGCCGAAGCCGACCTGACGGGTCTCCGCGATCGCGTCGTCGGGATCGCCGGCGCGCTCCTCGACCGCGAGTTCGGGCGGCTCGACGAGCCCGCGGGTGCGCAGGCGAACGGTCACGAGTTCCACCGGCTCCTCGGGGGAGGCGTGGCCGTACCGGCGCTCGTGGGCCGCGTGGAAGCGCTCCTCGACGAGGTCGAGTTCGTCGCCGTCGAGGTCGCCCTCGACGGGCACCGAGAGGTCGAACGACTGGCCGGCGTACCGGAGATCGAGCGTGCGCTCGAACGCCATCGCGTCGTCCGCGCGGCCGGCGTCGCGCAGTTCCGCCCGCCCTTCCGCCTCGAAGTCGGCGAACGCGTCGCGGACGGCGGCCGGGTCCACGTCGTCCAGGCGGCGCACCATCGACGTGGAGTAGTCGTACACCACGTCGCTGATGAGCAGCCCGAGCGCGGAGAGGACGCCGGCAGCCCGCGGGACGATCACCTCTGGAACGTCCAGCGCGTCCGCGAGCGCGGTCGCGTGGAGGGGCCCGGCGCCGCCGAAGGCGACGAGCGCGAACTCGCGGGGGTCGTAGCCCCGCTCGACGCTGACGACCCGGAGCGCCCGGCGCATGTTCGCGTTCGCCACGTCGAGCAGCCCGCGGGCGGCGGCCTCGGTCGCCTCGGGGTCGCCGACGACGGTCTCGGCGAGGGGCGCGAACGCCTCCCGCACCGCCGCGGCGTCGCGGCCGAGCGCGTCCGGAAGGAATCCGGAGGGGTCTATGCGGCCGAGCACGAGATGGGCGTCGGTGACGGTCGGCTCCGTGCCGCCGCGGTTGTAGCAGACGGGGCCGGGTTGGGCGCCCGCCGAGCGCGGGCCGACGCGCAGGGCGCCGCCCGTGTCCACGTAGCCGACCGAGCCGCCGCCGGCGCCGACGGTGTGGATGTCGACCGTCGGCACCGAGACGGGGTACTCGCCGACCTCCGTGTCCGTGGTCACGAGCGGGTCGCCGTCGCGCACGAGGCTCACGTCGCAGGAGGTGCCGCCCATGTCCATCGTGATCAGGTCGTCGACGCCGCGACGGCCGGCGACGTGGGTGGCGCCGCGGACGCCCGCCGCGGGGCCCGAGAGGAGGGTGTTGACGGGGCGCTCGCGGGCGGCGTCGGCCGCCATCAGCCCGCCGTTCGACCCCATCACGCGAAGCGGGGCGTCGACGCCGAGGTCGCCGGCGGCGGCGGCCAGCGACCCGAGGTACGCGTCCATGACGGGCTTGAGCGCGGCGTTCATCGCGGTGGTGAGGGTGCGCTCGTACTCGCGGATCTCCGGGAGCACGTCCGCGGAGAGCGAGACGCTGGCGTCGACGCCCTCCTCGCGGAGGATCTCGCGGACGCGACGCTCGTGGGCCGGATGCTCGAAGGAGAACAGCAGCGAGACGGCGACGCTCTCGACCCCCGACTCCCGGAGGTCGCGGGCGCGGTCGCGGACGGCCGCCTCGTCGAGGTCGCGGAGGACGGCGCCGCGCTCGTCGACGCGCTCGGGCACCTCGAACCGGCGGTCGCGGGGGACCACCGGGTCGGGCTTGGTCGCGTCGAAGTCGTAGATGTCCGGGCGGGTCTGGCGGCCGATCTCGACGGCGTCGCGAAAGCCCGCGGTCGTCAGGAGGGCGGTGTCGGCCCACTCGCCCTCCAGCACGGCGTTGGTCGCGACGGTCGTCCCGTGGCCGAGAAAGTCCACCTCGGCGAGCGGCGCGTCCAGTTCCCGGAGGCCCGTCACGACGCCCTCGTCGGGCGCGTCCGGGGTCGAGGGCGTCTTGTCGACGCGGATCCGGCCGTCCCGGACCGTCACGAGGTCCGTGAACGTGCCGCCCACGTCGACGCCGACGCGCGTTCCCGCCGGCGCGTGGTCGTCGGTCATACCCGAGGGTACGGGGGCTGGGTTGTAGGCGTTCGCTTCGCGGCGCAGGTCGCTGCCGAACGGCGGGACGCCGGCGGCGACGCGGGCATCAGCGTTCGCGCTCGCGCTCGACCTCGCGATCGGCGGTCGCGTCGCCGCCGCGGTTCCGGACGCGCTCGCGGGCCGTCTCGGCGTCGGCGTCCTCCGTCTCGAGCAGGAGGTCGAGGCGGCGCTCGAACTCGGCCTCGTCGATGTCGCCCTCGGCGTACCGTTCGCGGAGCCTGTCGACCGGGTTGCGCTCGTCGGTCGGGTCGCCGGTCGAACTGTCGGTCGGGCCGTCGGGTCGGCTCCCGGCGTCGTCGGCCCGCCACTCGCGCAACGCGTCGAGGGCGCGTTCGAGGTCCTCGTCGTCGCCGTCGTCGACCTCAAACACCTCATCGAGGAGGACCGCCGACAGCGGCGTGAGGAGGAACCACCCGAGGATCGCGACGACCGCGGCCGCCTGCCCGCCGACGAGGATCGCCGCGAGCGCGACCGCCGGGAGCGTCGTCACGGCGAACAGCGCCGGGGCCGCCCGGACGAGTCGGTGGCGAGGGCTGGTCACGGGTGGGGGATCCACGACGGAAGGCAAAACCGTTGCCCACGCGGCCGGCTACAGCTCCTCGGAGTGGCGCACGTCCACCGCGATCCCCCGGGTCGACGAGCGCATCTCCGCGCCGTGCATCTCCGCGCGACCGACCGCGAACGCCTTCGGTCCCTCGACGACGACCTCGTCGCCGACGCGGATGTCGTCGTCCGCGTCGACGACGCCGGGGGCGAGCACGCTCCCCTGCGGCACGAACGCGTCGATCTCGACGGTCTTCGTCGGCGCGTCGCTGTCGACCCACTGTCGGGCGCCCGCGAGCGTGAAGGCGAGGGCGCCGTAGGTCGGCACCATCGTCGCCAGCAACTCCTCGTCGTCGTCGCGGACCTGGAGCTTCGGGTACCGCGAGCGGGTGTTCAGCTCCTCGAACAGGTCGTCGCCGGCGCCGTCGCCGAGCATGTAGTCGGCGATGGCGCGGACGGTGTTGTGCTCGCGCTCCCGCTTCGTGTACTTCAGTTCGCCGTCGAGCGTGGACATGAGGTTCCCGATGGACTCGGTCGTCGTCGGGTGGTCCTCGACGGTGTACTCGAACGGCACGTCGACCTGCTCCGCGACGCGCTCGCAGATGTCGCGGTAGCCGTCCTCGGGGACGTGCGCGATGACGCGGGGGTACTCGTTGCGCTCCAGGTAGCGCCGGAGCACCTCGGCGACGAACTGCTTCTCGTCCTCGGACCACCGGCCCGTCACGACGGTGTCGTAGTGCTGTGCGGGGTAGGTGAGTTCGAGCTCCTGCGGGACGACGCCGATGGGCGAAGTCATCGACGCGAGGTGCCCGCGGAACTGGATCGCGTCGTGGAACTGCCCGTGGCTCTGGCTCTCGGAGTACGGCTTCTTCGCCGAGCAGGGCACCAGCACGAGGGGATTGCGGAAGCGGTTGACGTACCGCTCGGACACGCGCTGGGCGAACCGCTGGATCTCCGGGCGGCGGATGGTGTCGCTCGTCGCCGCCGCGAGCTCGTTGTTGCGGGCGACGGGGGCGCGCTCCTCGATGTAGCCGTACTGCTGGTCCAGTTCGCGGAACGCCGCGGTGAGCCACTGCTCGTGGCGGGCCTGCCCCTCGACGTAGTCGCGGAGGCGACCCTCGCGGATCCGCCGACGGACGCGGCGCAGTTCCGCTTCGAGGGCGTTGACGTTGTGCTCCTCGCAGACGGCTCGGTCGAACTCCTCCCGCGGCACCTGACACGCCGGGCACGAACACGGGAGTTCGTCCAGGTCCTCCAGGAAGCGCTCGCCCTCGTCGGTGAGGTACTTGCCCTGGCTTCCCTTCACCCGCGCGCGCTTCGCGTCGACGAGGTCGACGCCGGCGTACGCGAGCGTCGCGACGTTCAGCGGCGTGGCGACGCCCGAGAGATACAGCGCGGTGTCCGCGGGCACCGCCTCGCGCACGTCGATCACCGCCTCCGCGAACGCCGAGGCGTGGCCGACGACGCCCTGCGCGTTCGAGAGCACGTACGCGTCGACGGGCGGGTCGGCGGCCCCGCCGGAGTCGGGCGCGTCGCTCGTGATCACCGCGGCGGTCGGCCCGTCGACGGCGGCCGCCGAGTCGGGGTAGTCGGGGGCGAACGCGTCGACGACCTCCTCGCGCGTTCCCGCGGGATACGCGCGATGCGGGAGGATCGTGAGCGCGGACTCGTCGCCCTCGGGCACGTCGCGCTCGGCGTTCCACAGCGACCCCGCGTCACGGACAACGTCGTCCGCGAGCGCCGGGGTCGCGAGGGGTGAATCGAGGCGAAGCTCCCCGAGGCGGGCGGCCCCGTCCCGCTCGTGGACCTCGAAGTAGTCGGTCATGCCCCGAGGTGTGCGGCCCGGGCGTTATTCGCTTTCGCTTCGAGATTCGGCGGATCCGTCCGCGTCGTCGACCGCGTCGGCGTGTTGGTCGGCGTGGAGGTTTTCCAGTGTCACCGACTCGGGGACGACCCCGAGCGCGTCCGCGCTCCAGCCCTCGTGTGCGAGTGTCACGTCCGTGTCGGGGTTCGCCTCGACGAGCGCTCGGATCCCCTCGGCGGCGGCGCGCTCGGCCGCGGCGTCGGTGCGGTCGGGCACTTCCGCGGTGAGCGGGTACGTCTCCGAGAGCGCGCGGGGGAACGGGCCGAACGGCGGCACGACCCGCCACACCTCGTCGTAGTCGTGATCCGAGGGCTCGCCGTACTCCGAACACAGCAGGGAGTCGGGAACGGACAAGCGCGCGAGGCGGTCGTGGTGGCGCCGAACCTCGGGGCGGTCTGCCGACTCGTGGGAGAGCCCGAAGAACGTGCCCTTGGATGCGCTGTCGATGCGCTCCAGTTGGTCGGCGTGATCGAGGAGGGCGCGGTAGCCGTCGGCCATCGCGGGGTGGCCGCGGGCGCGCTTCTCGACGAGTTCGAGCAGGTCGCCGTCGCGGATGGCCTGCTTCACGCGACGCAGCTCCTCGAAGGTGACGTGGAGGTTGTGCTCCGCGAGGAGTGCCTCGCGCTCGTCGCCCTGTGCGGCCCGAAGCTCCTCGGGCGTGTGTTCGTGGCAGATGGGGCACGAGCAGGGAAGGTAGTCGAGATCGTCCAGCTGTTCGGTGCCGGAGACGGTGAGATAGCGGCCGTCGCGCGCCATCAGCGCGTAGGCGGCCGAGTCGAACAGGTCGCAGCCGAGCGCGACCGCCAGCGCGAACATCATGGGGTGGCCCGCGCCGAACAGGTGGACCGGGCAGCCCTCGCTCAGTCCGCGTTTCGCGGCGGCGACGGCGTCGACCATGTCGTCGTAGCGGTAGCTGTTCATCATCGGGACGACCGCGCCGACCGGGAACACGTCGAGGTCCGTCGCGGCGGCCTCGCGGCCGGCCTGCTCGCGCAGATCCGGGTAGGTGCTCCCCTGCACGGGGGCGTTCACCAGCATGTCGCCGACGTCGACCGCCTCGGCGTCGGCGAGCGCCTTGCGGGTGACCTCCAGGTCCGATTCGGCCCGCTCGCGGCTCGCGTCCGGCGGGGTGGGAATGTCGACCGGGGTTCCGATGTCGCTGCCGATGTCGCGCTGGAACTCCAGGATCTCCGTCGTCGTGGTGTCGATCTCGCCGTACTCGGCGAGCTGGAAGCTCCCCGAGTCGGTCATGATCGCGCCGTCGAAGCCGAGCATGTCGTGGAGGCCCTCCTCCAAGGCCCGCTCACGCACGTCCTCGGTCGTGCGGATGATGTAGGAGTTGGTGATCAGCATGTCGGCGCCGAACTCCGAGCGGAGCCGGCCCGGATCGATCGTCTCGATGTTGGGGTTGATCACCGGGAGGAGCGCGGGCGTCTCGACGGTGACGCCGGCGCGGGGGACGGTCAACTCCCCGATGCGGCCGGCGGCGTCGTGGTCCCGGATCTCGAAGTGCTCGCGCATTGTGGCGAGGTTCCCGGGGACGCGAGTAAGGGTGTCGCTCCGGCGCCGTCGCTGTGGGTGGGGGCGAACGGACGACACGCGGGACGGCGTCGGTCGGGACCGTCGCCGACGGCGGGATGAGTCCGGTCGGGGGGCGGACGCGGTCACCGACCGGCTCGCGCGGGGCGGGCGTGTCGTCGCGGCGCGGCACGCCCCGCGGCGGGTCAGTGCACGGGCGCGACGAGGTGGTCCCGTCATCGGTGAAGAACGCTCGGACGGTCGAGTGGCGAGCCTCCGGCGACCGGATCGGCGGCTCAGACGAGCGGGACGGCCCAGAGCAGGTCGGCGAACGCCATGGTCGCGGCCTGCTCCGGCGACCCCGCCTCGGGGCCGTACACGACGACGACGTACAGCCCCGCGAACAACACGGCGTCGTAGGCGCCGTGGATGAACGAGGGGACGACGAGGTTGTCGGTGTACTCGTAGGTCGCGCCGAACACGAGCGTCAGCGTCGAGAGGATGCCGATCGTGACGATCCGGCCGGGGGCGGCGCCGGTGAGCGCGACGTAGTGGACCGCCCCGAAGATGACGCTCGCGAGGGGGATCGCGACCCACGGCGAGAACGCCTCGCGCAGCCGGTCCTGGACGACGCCGCGGAACAGGATCTCCTCGCCCGGGCCGATGAAGACGAACGCCGCGGGGATCAACAGGAGCAGCACCTCCGGGTTCTCCGCGCCGATCTGTGCGACCTCGTTCTCGGCGGTCGGCGCGCCGGCCTGCTGGACCGCCGCGCTCGCCGCGATCAGGATCGCCAGCGACCCGAAGAATCCGCCGACCGCGACGGCGACATCTCGAAGGGTAGGAACCCGGAACAGCGACAGCGGCGACCGCCCCGTCCGGATCAGGTAGATCGAGGCGACGCCGCCGAAGGAGATCCCCTGCACGAGCACGAGCGACAGGCCGATGAGCACCAGCGGTGACGGCTGATAGCCGACGAGGCTGAGGGCGATCAACACGACGAGGACGATGACCCCCGCCGCCAGGATGCCCGAGAAGCCGATCGCGGGCGCGACGACGAGAGCCTGTATCCGCGGGTCCAGCGACCGGAACCACGCGATCAGCGACCGAAGCGGGGCGAACGAGACCATACCCGACCTCCGGGTGCCTCCGTGAAAGACCTGGCCCAGCGGCGACGTCCAGTCGAGCGCCGGGAGCCCATCGGGCGCCGGGGCGCTTACTCCGCGTCGCTTCCGTCGTGGGGCCCTTCGTACAGCGAGACGCCGAGGACGGCGCGACCGTCGCGGACCTCGCCCGCGAACACTGCCTCGCGGAAGCGGTCGTAGTCGGCGGTCGCCGGACGGATGCTCTCGTTGAAATCGAGATCGAGGTCCGCCTCAGCGGCCTGGGTGCACCCGCGTGCGAGGAAGTAGTGATGCACGGAGTTGGCGAAGCCGTTCGCGGGTTCGACCGCCCGGAGCCGCTCGATCGACTCGGCCTCGTATCCCGTCTCCTCGCGGAGTTCCCGCCGCGCGGCGGCGACCAGATCCGTGTCGTCGTCCTCGACGCCGCCGGCGGGGAGCCCGCGGTTCACCCGCCCGACGGCCTGGCGCCACTCCTCGACG
Protein-coding sequences here:
- a CDS encoding redoxin domain-containing protein — encoded protein: MLDVGDDAPEVTAPMATPEAAANTERGSYTSGDVSEFSLADALDDGPVVLAFYPGIYSRTCTQELCELRDWKADLAEADAPLYGVSADTPWSLLAFIDEYDLQYPLVSGFNNSIIADFGVRREESIVAGIANRAVFVVAPDGTVSYTWLATEPLTFPDTDEVEAAVAEATR
- the arcS gene encoding archaeosine synthase subunit alpha → MTDYFEVHERDGAARLGELRLDSPLATPALADDVVRDAGSLWNAERDVPEGDESALTILPHRAYPAGTREEVVDAFAPDYPDSAAAVDGPTAAVITSDAPDSGGAADPPVDAYVLSNAQGVVGHASAFAEAVIDVREAVPADTALYLSGVATPLNVATLAYAGVDLVDAKRARVKGSQGKYLTDEGERFLEDLDELPCSCPACQVPREEFDRAVCEEHNVNALEAELRRVRRRIREGRLRDYVEGQARHEQWLTAAFRELDQQYGYIEERAPVARNNELAAATSDTIRRPEIQRFAQRVSERYVNRFRNPLVLVPCSAKKPYSESQSHGQFHDAIQFRGHLASMTSPIGVVPQELELTYPAQHYDTVVTGRWSEDEKQFVAEVLRRYLERNEYPRVIAHVPEDGYRDICERVAEQVDVPFEYTVEDHPTTTESIGNLMSTLDGELKYTKREREHNTVRAIADYMLGDGAGDDLFEELNTRSRYPKLQVRDDDEELLATMVPTYGALAFTLAGARQWVDSDAPTKTVEIDAFVPQGSVLAPGVVDADDDIRVGDEVVVEGPKAFAVGRAEMHGAEMRSSTRGIAVDVRHSEEL
- the mobA gene encoding molybdenum cofactor guanylyltransferase → MTRYAAIVAGGRSTRFGDRDKAVADLAGVPMVRRVADRLSDVADRLVVNCRPDQREAIGAAMDGYALPVRYAEDPTPDQGPMAGIRTALRGVEGWGDAGEAAFVVACDMPFVDPRFVAALFDRLDGHDAVVPRVDDEWFQTTHAVYRAGPMSEACEAALERGDRKIVAPLLDLDHVVVGADELTALGVDDRTFENLNTREEFEAAAEAFE
- the yqeC gene encoding selenium cofactor biosynthesis protein YqeC, giving the protein MTNAPEEALPTEGLVCVVGAGGKKTTLYTLANRLDRAVVTATVRIPIFDDHVARVVVDGDAVAALERHAADADIGVDWPLGLVPEQERDDRYLGYDPSVVDDLAGAHDGPVLVKADGARMREFKAPDDREPQIPDGADAVVPIASAHVVGEPLTDTRVHRPERVAAIAGIDEGDEVTADAVGRVLASPEGGLKDVSADAEAVALVNKVDDADDEAVGREIARAAFDADGPGRLDRVVLAALGEGRIVDVIDP
- the tgtA gene encoding tRNA guanosine(15) transglycosylase TgtA yields the protein MREHFEIRDHDAAGRIGELTVPRAGVTVETPALLPVINPNIETIDPGRLRSEFGADMLITNSYIIRTTEDVRERALEEGLHDMLGFDGAIMTDSGSFQLAEYGEIDTTTTEILEFQRDIGSDIGTPVDIPTPPDASRERAESDLEVTRKALADAEAVDVGDMLVNAPVQGSTYPDLREQAGREAAATDLDVFPVGAVVPMMNSYRYDDMVDAVAAAKRGLSEGCPVHLFGAGHPMMFALAVALGCDLFDSAAYALMARDGRYLTVSGTEQLDDLDYLPCSCPICHEHTPEELRAAQGDEREALLAEHNLHVTFEELRRVKQAIRDGDLLELVEKRARGHPAMADGYRALLDHADQLERIDSASKGTFFGLSHESADRPEVRRHHDRLARLSVPDSLLCSEYGEPSDHDYDEVWRVVPPFGPFPRALSETYPLTAEVPDRTDAAAERAAAEGIRALVEANPDTDVTLAHEGWSADALGVVPESVTLENLHADQHADAVDDADGSAESRSESE
- a CDS encoding hydantoinase B/oxoprolinase family protein, whose protein sequence is MSDDGAVGGDADGGDARGDDTVDAGVDSVTLEVIRNGCEAVAEEMNATLVRTGYSPNIKERRDCSTALFDAAGEMIAQAETMPVHLGAMPYSVAAAVEAFPPESLSPGDSVLLNDPFRGGAHLPDLTLVTPIHDDAGDEVIAFAANRAHHADIGGSTAGSVAADSTEIYQEGLRIPPVKFEEGTGEVAGDGTPESEVREDVLSMILANVRTPEERRGDLRAQVAANATGRRRFRDLAAEHGPDLAPALEEIKDYSERRMRAELAALPDGTYEFADALDDDGRGNEDLAIEVALTVDGDGVTVDFTGTADQTDGPINAVLAVTASATYYAVRCVTNPDIPPNHGCYRPIEVVAPEGTIVNPRPPAAVVGGNLETSQRVTDAVLGALAEAAPEAVAAAGQGTMNNVTLGGTDPRGDDPTPYAFYETQGGGFGGRASGDGMDGVHVHMSNTLNTPAEVLETAYPLRIERYELRPDSGGAGEHRGGLGLRRDIRVRDHTARFSLLAERHESHPYGLAGGGEGANGAAYLVDDDGDELEKLPAKHTRDLPAGSVVSVRTPGGGGYGDPAERDPHAIERDLRLGKLTPEAAREAYGYEADDEGDAGDGNDGDD
- a CDS encoding hydantoinase/oxoprolinase family protein, which translates into the protein MTDDHAPAGTRVGVDVGGTFTDLVTVRDGRIRVDKTPSTPDAPDEGVVTGLRELDAPLAEVDFLGHGTTVATNAVLEGEWADTALLTTAGFRDAVEIGRQTRPDIYDFDATKPDPVVPRDRRFEVPERVDERGAVLRDLDEAAVRDRARDLRESGVESVAVSLLFSFEHPAHERRVREILREEGVDASVSLSADVLPEIREYERTLTTAMNAALKPVMDAYLGSLAAAAGDLGVDAPLRVMGSNGGLMAADAARERPVNTLLSGPAAGVRGATHVAGRRGVDDLITMDMGGTSCDVSLVRDGDPLVTTDTEVGEYPVSVPTVDIHTVGAGGGSVGYVDTGGALRVGPRSAGAQPGPVCYNRGGTEPTVTDAHLVLGRIDPSGFLPDALGRDAAAVREAFAPLAETVVGDPEATEAAARGLLDVANANMRRALRVVSVERGYDPREFALVAFGGAGPLHATALADALDVPEVIVPRAAGVLSALGLLISDVVYDYSTSMVRRLDDVDPAAVRDAFADFEAEGRAELRDAGRADDAMAFERTLDLRYAGQSFDLSVPVEGDLDGDELDLVEERFHAAHERRYGHASPEEPVELVTVRLRTRGLVEPPELAVEERAGDPDDAIAETRQVGFGDGDAPTDGRDTPVYDRERLPTDAAFDGPAVVEGSESTVVVHPGQRARVDGDANLVVETGGDGE
- a CDS encoding SHOCT domain-containing protein, yielding MTSPRHRLVRAAPALFAVTTLPAVALAAILVGGQAAAVVAILGWFLLTPLSAVLLDEVFEVDDGDDEDLERALDALREWRADDAGSRPDGPTDSSTGDPTDERNPVDRLRERYAEGDIDEAEFERRLDLLLETEDADAETARERVRNRGGDATADREVERERER